In Drosophila subpulchrella strain 33 F10 #4 breed RU33 chromosome 3R, RU_Dsub_v1.1 Primary Assembly, whole genome shotgun sequence, the following are encoded in one genomic region:
- the LOC119556291 gene encoding aminoacylase-1-like, with protein MADKKWDSNKEIGYFLEYLRIPSVHPNPDYAPCVEFLKRQAKDLDLPIKVYYPFDKQNPVVVLTWEGTEKEWPSILLNSHMDVVPVFPESWTHPPFGAEIDEDGRIFARGSQDMKCVGMQYLAAIRASKEKGSKFKRTIHISFVPDEELGGRKGMLPFVSSQEFKLLNIGFSLDEGIASPTSEFPVFYAERTVKRTIFKISGSAGHGLLLMPNTAGEKFSYLTSKLMEFRAGQVKRLRDNPELHIGDVTTINLTSVDGGVQSNVVPPLLTACFDIRLSLDTKVLEFEAYLDKWCEEAGGDIELDISRKDHIPPTVTDDSNPFWVAFKNATEELGLSTKLQVFPGGTDSRHIRKVGIPALGFSPMNNTPVLLHDHDEFINADTYLKGVEIYQKIIENLANV; from the exons ATGGCCGACAAGAAGTGGGATTCCAATAAGGAAATAGGGTATTTTCTCGAATATCTGCGAATTCCAAGTGTTCACCCGAATCCGGACTATG cGCCCTGCGTGGAGTTTCTAAAGCGTCAGGCTAAGGATTTGGATCTACCTATCAAGGTCTACTATCCATTCGACAAACAGAATCCCGTGGTGGTTCTGACTTGGGAGGGTACTGAAAAGGAATGGCCAAGCATTCTACTAAACTCCCACATGGATGTAGTTCCTGTGTTCCCTGAAAGCTGGACTCATCCACCATTTGGGGCTGAAATCGATGAGGATGGTCGAATTTTCGCCAGAGGATCGCAAGATATGAAGTGTGTGGGAATGCAGTATTTGGCGGCCATCAGGGCTTCAAAGGAAAAGGGATCAAAATTCAAGAGAACCATTCACATCTCCTTCGTGCCAG ATGAGGAATTAGGTGGCCGAAAGGGAATGCTACCCTTTGTTTCCTCACAGGAATTTAAGCTCCTTAACATTGGGTTTTCCTTGGACGAAGGAATTGCATCGCCCACTTCAGAGTTTCCCGTTTTCTATGCCGAACGTACAGTGAAAC GTacgatttttaaaattagtggATCTGCAGGACATGGTTTGCTTTTGATGCCCAATACTGCGGGCGAGAAATTCAGCTATTTAACCAGCAAGTTGATGGAGTTCAGGGCAGGGCAAGTGAAACGCTTAAGGGATAATCCAGAACTGCATATTGGCGATGTGACCACCATTAACTTGACATCGGTGGATGGTGGAGTCCAGAGCAATGTGGTGCCTCCTTTGCTAACCGCCTGCTTTGATATTCGATTGTCGTTGGATACAAAAGTCCTCGAGTTCGAAGCTTAT TTGGACAAATGGTGCGAAGAGGCTGGTGGCGATATTGAGCTTGACATTAGTAGAAAAGATCACATTCCACCAACTGTCACAGATGATTCGAACCCTTTTTGGGTTGCCTTTAAAAATGCCACTGAAGAATT GGGTCTTTCGACCAAACTTCAGGTATTCCCTGGCGGCACTGACAGTCGGCATATTCGCAAGGTAGGCATTCCTGCTTTGGGCTTCTCTCCAATGAATAACACTCCAGTTCTTTTGCACGATCATGATGAGTTCATCAATGCAGATACGTACCTAAAAGGTGTGGAGATCTATCAGAAAATCATTGAAAATTTAGCTAATGTTTAA
- the LOC119553956 gene encoding aminoacylase-1-like, with product MCTNKWESDEEIQYFREYLRIPSVHPDPDYKPCVEFLSRQAKLIDLPLKVFYPANNQNPVVILTWKGLQPELPSVLLNSHMDVVPVFPENWTHPPFGADIDEEGRIFARGTQDMKSVGMQHLAAIRALKKSGAKFKRTIHISFVSDEEMGGRYGMRPFVPTDDFRALNVGFAMDEGLASPNEAFTLFYGERAVWRVYFNISGSAGHGSLLLPNTAGEKLNYIVGKMMEFRKTQVQRLQNNPELVIGDVTTINLTKVSGGVQSNVVPPLLMVAFDCRLALDLDIVEFEANLHKWCDDVGGGIEITYEQKQPKVPPTAIDNSNPFWVAFKKTTDELKLSINPEIFTGGTDSRYIRAVGIPALGFSPMNKTPVLLHDHDEFIQADIYIRGIQIFEKIISNVANV from the exons ATGTGCACTAACAAGTGGGAATCCGATGAGGAGATCCAGTATTTCCGCGAGTATCTGCGCATTCCAAGTGTTCATCCCGATCCGGACTATA AACCATGTGTCGAGTTTTTGAGTCGTCAGGCAAAGCTGATTGATCTGCCTCTCAAGGTATTTTATCCAGCGAATAATCAGAATCCCGTGGTGATCTTGACATGGAAAGGTCTCCAACCTGAGTTGCCCAGCGTTCTGCTGAACTCCCACATGGACGTAGTTCCAGTATTTCCCGAAAACTGGACCCATCCACCATTTGGAGCAGATATTGATGAGGAGGGTCGCATTTTTGCTAGAGGAACACAGGATATGAAAAGTGTGGGAATGCAGCATCTTGCAGCTATCAGAGCGTTGAAAAAAAGTGGAGCCAAATTCAAACGAACTATCCACATCTCATTTGTATCAG ATGAAGAAATGGGTGGTCGTTATGGAATGCGACCCTTTGTGCCCACTGATGACTTTCGTGCCCTTAATGTGGGATTTGCAATGGACGAGGGTTTGGCGTCCCCCAACGAGGCTTTTACTCTCTTTTATGGAGAGCGGGCTGTGTGGC GTGTGTATTTCAACATCAGTGGATCGGCAGGTCATGGATCCCTTTTGCTGCCGAACACTGCTGGCGAAAAGCTCAACTATATAGTTGGAAAAATGATGGAGTTTCGTAAAACTCAGGTCCAGAGATTACAGAATAATCCTGAGTTGGTCATTGGCGATGTGACGACCATTAATTTGACAAAAGTCAGTGGCGGAGTTCAGAGCAATGTGGTGCCACCTTTGCTGATGGTGGCTTTCGATTGTCGTTTGGCTCTGGATCTTGATATAGTGGAGTTTGAAGCCAAT ctaCACAAATGGTGTGATGATGTGGGTGGTGGCATCGAGATAACCTACGAACAAAAACAACCTAAGGTTCCGCCCACTGCCATCGATAATAGTAATCCTTTCTGGGTGGCTTTCAAAAAAACCACCGATGAATT AAAGCTGTCCATTAATCCAGAAATATTTACCGGAGGAACTGACAGCAGGTACATTCGCGCTGTTGGCATTCCAGCTTTGGGCTTCTCCCCCATGAACAAGACACCCGTACTTCTCCACGATCACGATGAGTTCATTCAGGCGGACATCTATATACGGGGCATTCAGATATTCGAGAAAATTATAAGCAACGTAGCTAATGTCTAG
- the LOC119563126 gene encoding phytanoyl-CoA dioxygenase domain-containing protein 1: protein MHSKLLDELNENGYIVIEDFLTPEEVDSLFQAGRALCLDAPQNNRKIFSTIKQEDAQGKELYFMESGDKVRYFFEKGAVGEEGQLLVDPMIALNKVGHALHVEHPAFNAITFSNRVREICWQLNYNRPAVCQSMYIYKNPGVGGEVTPHQDSWFLHTEPNSAVGFWIALEDCTLQNGCLQFIKGSHKSGVHRRYLRNPDKDASELMVYDRAAPIYPQSSFTPMQVSKGTCILIHGNVVHKSEPNRSQKSRHAYTFHVIETENNVKYSEDNWLQAPKDKPFPVLFERKA, encoded by the exons ATGCACAGCAAACTTTTGGACGAG CTAAATGAAAATGGCTACATTGTCATCGAGGATTTCCTCACGCCTGAAGAGGTGGACTCCCTGTTCCAGGCGGGCAGAGCTCTGTGCCTGGATGCTCCGCAGAATAACCGGAAGATCTTTAGCACCATCAAGCAGGAAGATGCCCAGGGCAAGGAGCTGTACTTCATGGAGTCGGGCGACAAGGTGCGCTACTTCTTTGAGAAGGGGGCCGTGGGCGAGGAGGGTCAGCTGCTGGTGGATCCCATGATTGCCCTGAACAAAGTCGGCCACGCCCTGCACGTGGAGCATCCCGCCTTCAATGCAATTACTTTTAGTAACCGGGTTCGCGAGATCTGCTGGCAGCTGAACTACAATCGCCCTGCCGTCTGCCAGAGCATGTACATCTACAAGAATCCCGGAGTGGGCGGCGAGGTCACTCCGCACCAGGACTCGTGGTTCCTGCACACCGAGCCCAACTCGGCGGTGGGCTTTTGGATAGCCCTCGAGGACTGCACCCTGCAGAACGGCTGTCTGCAGTTCATCAAGGGATCGCACAAGAGCGGCGTCCACAGGCGCTACCTCCGCAATCCCGACAAGGATGCCAGCGAACTGATGGTCTACGATCGAGCAGCCCCCATCTATCCGCAGTCCAGCTTCACGCCAATGCAAGTCAGCAAGG GAACCTGCATCCTCATCCACGGAAATGTGGTGCACAAGAGTGAGCCGAATCGGTCGCAAAAGAGCCGACACGCCTACACTTTCCACGTCATCGAGACTGAGAACAACGTCAAGTATTCTGAGGACAATTGGCTGCAGGCGCCGAAGGATAAGCCCTTCCCCGTCCTCTTCGAGCGCAAGGCCTGA
- the LOC119553707 gene encoding protein Skeletor, isoforms B/C isoform X2, with protein sequence MLAMKDKPWLLLFGLLAALSCLASFGDAAYPYYGTKIGALTRLHHGVSGDVYAVDSRTIFIKKFNYDGEAPAAYFYVGNTAKPSNEGAARLRDERGGTASLTRRYRNKDVTLSLPEGKTLRDIKWFSVWCDEFAVNFGDVSIPANLDFPRPQKINALRGVHGVSSDNIVIVDAQTLLVPNFSYDGEAPDAKFWVGRGQRPTSEGLRIPDENGKENPLRRYERKTIVLTLPEDLTIFDIGHFGVWCEAFTVDFGHVRLPEGLNVPPSLKMLGISPQSKLNCEVLYDDLAFEVRWAVAGESIVVQLVAKLEPNHYMSFGISPSKNISQMIGADAVVAWVDPQTGNGFATDYFLEGKAQCSGGRGACPDTKISEKTNSIRLLNAAMVNGYSIVTYQRSLAATDRLDLPISITEAESVVWAIGPLNDYREVSFHTFYNKHLHQIEFGRQPKWNCPLPEGARPGSNSSEQEDSAPAAQSSTGGAGYPPAGRPNVEPDEEFYENRAEALHRQPPQRRQETAIITQRRPVPTPKPVNSNGAWDIPAIQCHEPEDGVFYAQMGPTGGKHGYPAITGHVGWGISWYINGLLIPEIHVVRGRTYTFVVEGGNNPDIPAKYHPFYISDDPVGGYEHKREEEKKAVRIYAGVHRSRSGQVTPTGVGRLCNWTPDVEGPPADDYQSFGAYQRTLTLKCDAGEPGVISWKPDRNTPDTVYYHCFTHRYLGWKIHVHDACDSEAGGLKGSASERHEIRLPAESTAAEPAPVHEDYAGEASVRHETKMASALLRLSRRA encoded by the exons ATGTTGGCAATGAAGGATAAACCTTGGCTGCTGCTATTTGGCCTATTGGCCGCATTAAGCT GTTTGGCCAGCTTTGGAGACGCTGCCTATCCGTATTATGGCACGAAGATCGGAGCCCTGACCCGCCTGCACCATGGAGTCTCCGGCGATGTGTACGCCGTGGACTCGCGCACCATCTTCATCAAGAAGTTCAACTACGATGGCGAGGCGCCGGCGGCCTACTTCTATGTGGGCAATACGGCGAAGCCTAGTAATGAGGGCGCCGCCCGGCTGAGGGACGAAAGGGGCGGAACCGCCTCCCTGACCCGCCGCTACCGGAATAAGGACGTCACTCTGTCGCTGCCCGAGGGCAAAACGCTGCGCGACATCAAGTGGTTCTCGGTGTGGTGCGATGAGTTTGCCGTGAACTTCGGCGACGTCTCCATTCCCGCCAACTTGGACTTCCCGAGGCCGCAGAAGATCAACGCCCTGAGGGGCGTCCATGGAGTGTCCTCCGACAACATTGTCATCGTGGACGCCCAGACGCTGCTGGTGCCCAACTTCAGTTACGACGGGGAGGCTCCAG ATGCCAAATTCTGGGTGGGTCGTGGCCAGCGGCCCACTTCCGAGGGCCTAAGGATTCCGGACGAGAACGGCAAGGAGAACCCGCTGCGTCGCTACGAGCGCAAGACCATTGTGCTGACCCTGCCCGAGGATCTGACCATCTTCGATATCGGCCACTTTGGCGTTTGGTGCGAGGCCTTCACCGTCGATTTCGGCCATGTTCGCCTGCCGGAGGGCCTGAATGTGCCGCCCTCGCTGAAGATGCTCGGCATCAGTCCACAG TCGAAGCTCAACTGCGAGGTGCTCTACGACGATCTGGCATTCGAGGTTCGCTGGGCGGTGGCCGGCGAGAGCATCGTGGTCCAGTTGGTGGCCAAATTGG AACCGAACCACTACATGTCCTTTGGAATCTCGCCGAGCAAGAACATCTCCCAGATGATTGGCGCAGATGCTGTGGTGGCCTGGGTGGATCCCCAGACCGGAAACGGATTCGCCACGGACTACTTCCTGGAGGGCAAGGCGCAGTGCTCAGGTGGGCGTGGCGCCTGCCCGGACACCAAGATCTCCGAAAAGACCAACTCCATCCGCCTGCTGAATGCTGCCATGGTGAATGGCTACTCGATTGTGACCTACCAGAGATCTCTGGCTGCCACGGATCGTTTGGATTTGCCCATCTCGATTACAGAAGCGGAATCGGTGGTCTGGGCAATTGGACCATTGAACGATTACCGCGAGGTTTCTTTCCACACGTTCTACAATAAGCACCTCCATCAGATCGAGTTTGGTCGCCAGCCCAAGTGGAATTGTCCTCTGCCCGAAGGTGCTCGTCCTGGCAGCAACTCCTCGGAACAGGAGGACTCCGCTCCGGCTGCCCAAAGTTCAACCGGCGGAGCTGGTTACCCGCCAGCGGGAAGGCCCAATGTGGAGCCCGACGAGGAGTTCTATGAGAATCGGGCGGAGGCACTACATCGCCAGCCGCCACAGAGGCGCCAGGAAACGGCCATAATCACCCAGAGGCGTCCAGTGCCCACTCCAAAGCCCGTGAACAGCAACGGAGCCTGGGACATACCAGCCATCCAGTGCCACGAGCCGGAGGACGGAGTGTTCTACGCCCAGATGGGTCCCACGGGAGGAAAGCACGGCTATCCAGCAATCACAG GCCATGTCGGCTGGGGAATTTCGTGGTACATCAACGGACTTTTGATTCCCGAGATCCATGTAGTGCGTGGCAGGACCTACACCTTTGTGGTGGAGGGCGGCAACAACCCGGACATTCCGGCCAAGTACCATCCATTCTACATCAGTGACGATCCTGTGGGAGGATACGAGCACAAGCGCGAGGAGGAGAAAAAG GCCGTTCGCATCTACGCCGGAGTGCATCGCTCCCGTTCCGGCCAAGTCACGCCCACCGGCGTGGGCCGCCTCTGCAACTGGACGCCAGACGTGGAGGGTCCTCCGGCTGATGACTATCAGTCATTTGGCGCCTATCAGCGCACTTTGACCCTCAAGTGCGACGCCGGAGAGCCGGGCGTCATTAGCTGGAAACCGGATAGAAATACACCGGACACGGTATACTACCACTGCTTCACCCACCGCTATTTGGGATGGAAGATCCACGTCCACGATGCCTGTGACTCAGAAGCCGGTGGACTCAAGGGATCTGCTTCGGAACGCCACGAAATCCGGCTGCCGGCGGAATCCACCGCCGCGGAACCGGCTCCCGTGCACGAGGACTACGCCGGCGAGGCGTCCGTTCGGCACGAAACCAAG ATGGCATCCGCGCTGCTGAGGCTCTCGAGGAGAGCCTAA
- the LOC119553707 gene encoding protein Skeletor, isoforms B/C isoform X1: MLAMKDKPWLLLFGLLAALSCLASFGDAAYPYYGTKIGALTRLHHGVSGDVYAVDSRTIFIKKFNYDGEAPAAYFYVGNTAKPSNEGAARLRDERGGTASLTRRYRNKDVTLSLPEGKTLRDIKWFSVWCDEFAVNFGDVSIPANLDFPRPQKINALRGVHGVSSDNIVIVDAQTLLVPNFSYDGEAPDAKFWVGRGQRPTSEGLRIPDENGKENPLRRYERKTIVLTLPEDLTIFDIGHFGVWCEAFTVDFGHVRLPEGLNVPPSLKMLGISPQSKLNCEVLYDDLAFEVRWAVAGESIVVQLVAKLEPNHYMSFGISPSKNISQMIGADAVVAWVDPQTGNGFATDYFLEGKAQCSGGRGACPDTKISEKTNSIRLLNAAMVNGYSIVTYQRSLAATDRLDLPISITEAESVVWAIGPLNDYREVSFHTFYNKHLHQIEFGRQPKWNCPLPEGARPGSNSSEQEDSAPAAQSSTGGAGYPPAGRPNVEPDEEFYENRAEALHRQPPQRRQETAIITQRRPVPTPKPVNSNGAWDIPAIQCHEPEDGVFYAQMGPTGGKHGYPAITGHVGWGISWYINGLLIPEIHVVRGRTYTFVVEGGNNPDIPAKYHPFYISDDPVGGYEHKREEEKKAVRIYAGVHRSRSGQVTPTGVGRLCNWTPDVEGPPADDYQSFGAYQRTLTLKCDAGEPGVISWKPDRNTPDTVYYHCFTHRYLGWKIHVHDACDSEAGGLKGSASERHEIRLPAESTAAEPAPVHEDYAGEASVRHETKVSANDNFLLKHQTDLIKNHNMNGTPPKLSFEITKSSEITKLISDGIRAAEALEESLMRNPNLNHPNNHPNQYPIPNPHQKPNVTPTEINSRPEILLGETHAHKPNASPPASASASAFPSPSASPSPATLKLPIFASGPLLIHHPPHPLHRLHHHPQHAPHSHPHLHLHHHNLTANLPALAQKTIGLSEFLRPPQNAPLFHPVKLPGRRPFPAPIKKVPASRPVLPQQHPHLHPHPQHPVLLQQQPSLIVSHYRKPVPGLLKPFVKEKPFPLQPLAASVLLLGQPTELGGGLGGLSAKGERLKVKGKPKIPVPYVDLEPQSSLQNTAFFNQPGGKGDPKPITPSSSSITSSTTTTMPLVKRPPVKEPSQEEIASMRPAVNQGFKPDTVIVESGFRPIMRTDGTGVQLPKEIIEQVANRREDPGTEIDEVMETDTLFLTAQQGGSETQSFEPMFIPSPLDSTNASKILRVNVKEVSPTASALRLPSAALEHALPSASELRKPTLDELFGEEIDEEELGLEPMPIGDDEELLEETTKKAVTTTTKEIPSSTTKKPESELLEDLFGPDEEDIYADELELEMDDRVAAAAERIDTYYLPPDNRKVPHSSLPSGALYTFDGKSVVDSSLVLPPKLDAADIGGVHQRHAQYGLTPLEQLVRTTPQFGIFRGELPQEFRGTEPQPVSEYSHPAPFSRTSTTPGFSSSSSGSTIYPYSSSPGTSTSLSTSSSSSSSSPLSSSSLRPISTKLQLLKPEGRRA, translated from the exons ATGTTGGCAATGAAGGATAAACCTTGGCTGCTGCTATTTGGCCTATTGGCCGCATTAAGCT GTTTGGCCAGCTTTGGAGACGCTGCCTATCCGTATTATGGCACGAAGATCGGAGCCCTGACCCGCCTGCACCATGGAGTCTCCGGCGATGTGTACGCCGTGGACTCGCGCACCATCTTCATCAAGAAGTTCAACTACGATGGCGAGGCGCCGGCGGCCTACTTCTATGTGGGCAATACGGCGAAGCCTAGTAATGAGGGCGCCGCCCGGCTGAGGGACGAAAGGGGCGGAACCGCCTCCCTGACCCGCCGCTACCGGAATAAGGACGTCACTCTGTCGCTGCCCGAGGGCAAAACGCTGCGCGACATCAAGTGGTTCTCGGTGTGGTGCGATGAGTTTGCCGTGAACTTCGGCGACGTCTCCATTCCCGCCAACTTGGACTTCCCGAGGCCGCAGAAGATCAACGCCCTGAGGGGCGTCCATGGAGTGTCCTCCGACAACATTGTCATCGTGGACGCCCAGACGCTGCTGGTGCCCAACTTCAGTTACGACGGGGAGGCTCCAG ATGCCAAATTCTGGGTGGGTCGTGGCCAGCGGCCCACTTCCGAGGGCCTAAGGATTCCGGACGAGAACGGCAAGGAGAACCCGCTGCGTCGCTACGAGCGCAAGACCATTGTGCTGACCCTGCCCGAGGATCTGACCATCTTCGATATCGGCCACTTTGGCGTTTGGTGCGAGGCCTTCACCGTCGATTTCGGCCATGTTCGCCTGCCGGAGGGCCTGAATGTGCCGCCCTCGCTGAAGATGCTCGGCATCAGTCCACAG TCGAAGCTCAACTGCGAGGTGCTCTACGACGATCTGGCATTCGAGGTTCGCTGGGCGGTGGCCGGCGAGAGCATCGTGGTCCAGTTGGTGGCCAAATTGG AACCGAACCACTACATGTCCTTTGGAATCTCGCCGAGCAAGAACATCTCCCAGATGATTGGCGCAGATGCTGTGGTGGCCTGGGTGGATCCCCAGACCGGAAACGGATTCGCCACGGACTACTTCCTGGAGGGCAAGGCGCAGTGCTCAGGTGGGCGTGGCGCCTGCCCGGACACCAAGATCTCCGAAAAGACCAACTCCATCCGCCTGCTGAATGCTGCCATGGTGAATGGCTACTCGATTGTGACCTACCAGAGATCTCTGGCTGCCACGGATCGTTTGGATTTGCCCATCTCGATTACAGAAGCGGAATCGGTGGTCTGGGCAATTGGACCATTGAACGATTACCGCGAGGTTTCTTTCCACACGTTCTACAATAAGCACCTCCATCAGATCGAGTTTGGTCGCCAGCCCAAGTGGAATTGTCCTCTGCCCGAAGGTGCTCGTCCTGGCAGCAACTCCTCGGAACAGGAGGACTCCGCTCCGGCTGCCCAAAGTTCAACCGGCGGAGCTGGTTACCCGCCAGCGGGAAGGCCCAATGTGGAGCCCGACGAGGAGTTCTATGAGAATCGGGCGGAGGCACTACATCGCCAGCCGCCACAGAGGCGCCAGGAAACGGCCATAATCACCCAGAGGCGTCCAGTGCCCACTCCAAAGCCCGTGAACAGCAACGGAGCCTGGGACATACCAGCCATCCAGTGCCACGAGCCGGAGGACGGAGTGTTCTACGCCCAGATGGGTCCCACGGGAGGAAAGCACGGCTATCCAGCAATCACAG GCCATGTCGGCTGGGGAATTTCGTGGTACATCAACGGACTTTTGATTCCCGAGATCCATGTAGTGCGTGGCAGGACCTACACCTTTGTGGTGGAGGGCGGCAACAACCCGGACATTCCGGCCAAGTACCATCCATTCTACATCAGTGACGATCCTGTGGGAGGATACGAGCACAAGCGCGAGGAGGAGAAAAAG GCCGTTCGCATCTACGCCGGAGTGCATCGCTCCCGTTCCGGCCAAGTCACGCCCACCGGCGTGGGCCGCCTCTGCAACTGGACGCCAGACGTGGAGGGTCCTCCGGCTGATGACTATCAGTCATTTGGCGCCTATCAGCGCACTTTGACCCTCAAGTGCGACGCCGGAGAGCCGGGCGTCATTAGCTGGAAACCGGATAGAAATACACCGGACACGGTATACTACCACTGCTTCACCCACCGCTATTTGGGATGGAAGATCCACGTCCACGATGCCTGTGACTCAGAAGCCGGTGGACTCAAGGGATCTGCTTCGGAACGCCACGAAATCCGGCTGCCGGCGGAATCCACCGCCGCGGAACCGGCTCCCGTGCACGAGGACTACGCCGGCGAGGCGTCCGTTCGGCACGAAACCAAGGTCAGCGCCAAcgataattttttattgaagCACCAAACCGATTTGATTAAGAACCACAATATGAACGGAACACCGCCCAAACTGAGTTTTGAAATAACGAAATCTTCGGAAATAACCAAACTGATTTCAGATGGCATCCGCGCTGCTGAGGCTCTCGAGGAGAGCCTAATGAGGAACCCGAACCTGAACCATCCCAACAACCATCCCAACCAGTACCCGATTCCGAATCCGCACCAGAAACCGAACGTGACCCCGACCGAGATCAACTCGCGCCCTGAGATTCTGCTGGGCGAGACCCATGCCCACAAGCCGAATGCATCTCCACCCGCATCCGCATCAGCATCCGCATTCCCATCCCCATCTGCATCGCCATCCCCTGCCACACTGAAGCTACCCATCTTCGCGAGTGGTCCCCTTCTCATCCACCATCCCCCGCACCCCCTGCATCGCCTGCACCACCATCCGCAGCATGCCCCCCATTCGCATCCGCATCTCCATTTGCATCACCACAATCTAACCGCTAATCTTCCAGCACTGGCACAGAAAACCATTGGACTCTCTGAGTTCCTTCGTCCGCCGCAGAATGCACCGCTCTTCCATCCAGTGAAGCTGCCCGGTCGTCGACCCTTCCCCGCACCCATCAAGAAGGTTCCGGCCTCAAGGCCAGTGCTTCCGCAGCAACATCCGCACctgcatccgcatccgcagcATCCTGTCCTGCTGCAACAGCAGCCCTCTTTGATTGTAAGTCACTACAGGAAGCCGGTGCCCGGTTTGCTCAAGCCTTTCGTCAAGGAGAAACCGTTTCCGCTGCAACCGCTTGCTGCTTCTGTTCTCCTCCTGGGACAACCCACGGAACTGGGCGGAGGATTGGGCGGACTAAGTGCCAAGGGAGAACGACTCAAGGTCAAGGGTAAACCCAAAATTCCAGTACCCTATGTCGACCTAGAACCACAGAGTTCTCTGCAAAACACGGCCTTCTTCAATCAGCCAGGTGGAAAAGGGGATCCAAAACCCATAACGCCTAGTTCCAGTTCCATAACCAGCTCAACCACAACCACGATGCCGCTGGTGAAACGTCCTCCGGTTAAGGAACCCTCTCAGGAGGAAATCGCCAGCATGCGTCCTGCTGTAAATCAGGGCTTCAAGCCCGACACCGTGATCGTGGAGAGCGGATTCCGACCCATCATGAGAACCGATGGCACGGGGGTGCAATTGCCCAAGGAGATCATCGAACAGGTTGCCAATCGTCGCGAGGATCCTGGCACCGAAATCGATGAGGTGATGGAAACGGATACGCTATTTTTGACCGCCCAACAAGGTGGCAGTGAGACTCAAAGCTTCGAACCCATGTTTATACCATCTCCCTTGGACAGTACCAATGCCTCTAAGATATTAAGGGTTAATGTAAAGGAGGTTAGTCCCACGGCATCGGCTTTGAGATTACCCTCTGCAGCTCTGGAGCACGCCCTGCCCTCCGCTTCGGAGTTGAGAAAGCCCACCTTGGATGAACTCTTTGGAGaggagatagacgaagaggagctGGGACTAGAACCCATGCCGATTGGAGATGATGAGGAGCTTTTAGAAGAGACAACCAAGAAGGCTGTCACAACCACTACAAAAGAGATCCCAAGCTCGACTACCAAGAAACCGGAATCCGAACTGCTGGAGGACCTCTTTGGACCCGATGAAGAAGACATATATGCGGACGAGCTGGAACTCGAAATGGATGACCGAGTGGCAGCCGCTGCGGAGCGGATTGACACTTACTACCTGCCACCAGACAACCGGAAGGTTCCCCATTCCAGTCTGCCAAGTGGAGCCCTCTACACCTTCGATGGCAAGTCGGTGGTGGACAGTAGTCTGGTTCTACCACCTAAATTGGATGCAGCGGATATTGGTGGGGTCCACCAGCGACATGCTCAGTATGGGCTAACTCCCTTGGAGCAGCTTGTCCGAACCACACCGCAATTTGGGATCTTTAGAGGAGAGCTGCCGCAGGAATTCCGTGGTACAGAGCCACAACCCGTTTCGGAGTATTCTCATCCAGCTCCATTCAGTCGAACCAGTACCACTCCCGGAttctccagcagcagcagtggcaGCACCATCTATCCGTACTCCTCATCGCCGGGTACATCCACATCCCTATCGacatcgtcatcgtcatcgtccTCATCGCCATTGTCCTCATCATCGCTGAGACCCATTTCCACCAAGTTGCAGCTCCTGAAGCCCGAGGGCCGAAGAGCGTAG